A single window of Streptomyces sudanensis DNA harbors:
- a CDS encoding SAV_6107 family HEPN domain-containing protein — translation MASDVHPVPRRSSAPPAALDLLAQAHAGLAEAAGFDDPNERYATAHLAALRTAAAVLAVRGRPEPPQRGRRRIRTAWEILTETAPELAEWSALFAAGATRRARAEAGIRGAASARDADDLVRDAAMFLRLVERSLALRPDTAAEAIGWDRP, via the coding sequence ATGGCGAGCGACGTCCACCCGGTGCCCCGCCGTTCGTCGGCACCGCCCGCCGCCCTCGACCTGCTCGCCCAGGCGCACGCCGGCCTGGCCGAGGCGGCCGGCTTCGACGACCCCAACGAGCGGTACGCGACGGCCCACCTGGCCGCCCTGCGCACGGCCGCCGCCGTGCTGGCCGTCCGGGGCCGTCCCGAGCCCCCGCAGCGCGGCCGCCGGAGGATCCGCACCGCCTGGGAGATCCTGACCGAGACCGCACCCGAGCTGGCCGAGTGGAGCGCCCTGTTCGCCGCCGGCGCCACCCGCAGGGCCCGTGCCGAGGCGGGCATACGCGGCGCCGCCTCCGCGCGGGACGCCGACGACCTGGTCCGCGACGCGGCGATGTTCCTGCGCCTGGTGGAGCGGTCGCTCGCGCTGCGTCCGGACACCGCGGCCGAGGCCATAGGCTGGGACCGCCCCTGA
- a CDS encoding class I SAM-dependent methyltransferase, producing the protein MSDPQRTRASLRTAVVWDVLEGALDRRVRATGRESLDILDTGGGSGNFAVPAARLGHRVTVVDPSPDALFALERRSTEAGVADRVHGVQGDVHGLFDVVERGGFDAVLCHGVLEHLDDPAEGVRRAVEALRPGGVLSLLAGGLGGAVLAKALAGHFHQALHALTGPAGRRGEGEAVPRRFTVEQLTGAVEAAGAEVVAVHGVRVFADLVPGVLADAEPGAVEALNRLEAAAAELPAFHAVAAQLHVLGEKRGRPGAGV; encoded by the coding sequence GTGTCCGACCCGCAGCGCACCCGCGCCTCCCTCCGTACCGCCGTGGTGTGGGACGTCCTCGAGGGGGCCCTCGACCGCAGGGTCCGGGCGACCGGCAGGGAGAGTCTCGACATCCTCGACACGGGCGGCGGCAGTGGCAACTTCGCGGTGCCCGCCGCCCGGCTCGGCCACCGGGTGACCGTGGTCGATCCCAGCCCCGACGCCCTGTTCGCGCTGGAACGCCGCAGTACCGAGGCGGGCGTCGCCGACCGCGTCCACGGCGTCCAGGGGGACGTCCACGGCCTGTTCGACGTCGTCGAGCGGGGAGGTTTCGACGCGGTGCTCTGCCACGGCGTCCTGGAGCACCTCGACGACCCCGCCGAGGGCGTGCGCCGCGCCGTCGAGGCGCTGCGCCCCGGCGGCGTGCTGAGCCTGCTCGCGGGCGGTCTCGGCGGCGCCGTCCTGGCGAAGGCCCTCGCCGGCCACTTCCACCAGGCCCTCCACGCGCTGACCGGTCCGGCGGGCCGCCGGGGCGAGGGCGAGGCGGTGCCGCGCAGGTTCACCGTCGAGCAGCTCACCGGGGCCGTCGAGGCGGCCGGCGCGGAGGTCGTCGCGGTGCACGGCGTGCGCGTCTTCGCCGACCTCGTCCCCGGCGTCCTCGCCGACGCCGAGCCCGGCGCCGTCGAGGCCCTGAACCGGCTGGAGGCCGCCGCCGCCGAACTGCCCGCCTTCCACGCGGTCGCCGCGCAGCTGCACGTGCTGGGCGAGAAGCGCGGCCGGCCTGGCGCGGGGGTCTGA
- a CDS encoding DUF3040 domain-containing protein — translation MPLSEHEQRMLEQMERALYAEDPKFATALEGSGLRTYTRRRVYQAVAGFLVGIALLMAGMVAQQIWVSVVGFLVMLGCAVLAVTGWRKTPKPGERPAPEGPSRGGADRRHRSMMDRIEQRWQRRRDEQGH, via the coding sequence GTGCCGCTCTCGGAGCACGAGCAGCGAATGCTCGAGCAGATGGAGCGAGCGCTGTACGCCGAAGATCCCAAGTTCGCGACAGCGCTCGAGGGAAGCGGGCTGCGTACGTACACCCGGCGACGGGTCTACCAGGCGGTCGCTGGATTTCTGGTGGGTATCGCGCTCCTCATGGCCGGGATGGTCGCCCAGCAGATCTGGGTCAGCGTGGTGGGCTTCCTCGTCATGCTCGGCTGCGCGGTCCTGGCCGTCACCGGCTGGCGCAAGACCCCCAAACCCGGGGAGCGGCCCGCCCCCGAAGGGCCGTCCCGCGGCGGGGCGGACCGCAGGCACCGCTCGATGATGGACCGCATCGAGCAGCGCTGGCAGCGCCGCCGCGACGAACAGGGCCACTGA
- a CDS encoding TetR/AcrR family transcriptional regulator, whose protein sequence is MDTRSTRRQATRTKLYEAAVTLIAEQGFSATTVDEIAERAGVAKGTVYYNFKSKTELFEELLRHGVGLLTASLRAACDETAARGGTRVEALDAMIRAGLVFIDRNPAVTQLYVAELWRTNRAWQATLRGVRQEAVAVVETVLRDAVASGELDEDVDVPLTAAALVGMVLVAALDWQAFQRERSLDDVHGALSRLLRGHAGGR, encoded by the coding sequence ATGGACACCCGGAGCACGCGGCGGCAGGCCACCCGCACCAAGCTGTACGAGGCAGCAGTCACCCTCATCGCGGAGCAGGGCTTCTCGGCGACGACCGTCGACGAGATCGCGGAGCGGGCCGGGGTGGCCAAGGGCACGGTCTACTACAACTTCAAGAGCAAGACCGAGCTGTTCGAGGAGCTGCTGCGGCACGGCGTCGGGCTGCTCACCGCCTCGCTGCGCGCCGCCTGCGACGAGACGGCTGCGCGCGGCGGGACGCGGGTCGAGGCACTGGACGCGATGATCCGGGCGGGCCTGGTCTTCATCGACCGGAATCCGGCCGTCACCCAGCTGTACGTGGCGGAGCTGTGGCGCACCAACCGGGCGTGGCAGGCGACCCTCCGGGGGGTGCGGCAGGAGGCGGTCGCGGTCGTCGAGACGGTGCTGAGGGACGCCGTCGCGAGCGGCGAGCTGGACGAGGACGTCGACGTGCCGCTGACCGCGGCCGCCCTCGTCGGCATGGTGCTGGTGGCGGCACTCGACTGGCAGGCGTTCCAGCGGGAGCGGTCCCTCGACGACGTGCACGGCGCCCTGTCGCGGCTGCTCCGCGGGCACGCGGGCGGCCGCTGA